The DNA region ACGTGTTTACAAAGTGTCTCAACTGGTTGTAGGCGTCCTGCAGCTGATTGTTGGCAGCCATGTACTTGGTATATGCATAAGTCACTTGGGGTTGATTGTACGGAAGTGGTTGCTTCGGATTCTCTTTGGGATCGGTACCAAGTAGCATCACAAGAGTTTTGTGGGACAAGTGCAGGGAACCGCTCTTTCTGCACAAACTTGCGTATTTCAACCAGGTGTGTATGTCGTCGTGCGGCTTTACCACCAACGAATGCACCTGAATGATCCTTCGCCAGTCCTCTACTAGGCGTTGTCCTCCTTGAAGGCGCTTCCACCACATAGTCTTTAAGGGCTCTCTTCTCTCTGGGATCAGTTTGTATTGGATGACCTCCTCCAGTTCCGCCAGCATTTGAACACACACCATGGCTCCGTAAGCTCTTTCATAGGACTCGCCCGCCATTGATGTGAGCTCCGTGTCCAGGAGATCCCTGGTTTCGTCAATCAGGCGCTGGGCGGTCTCAAAGTCGTCATGATGCACCGCTAAAACTGCACGATAGTAGCTTCCATCCTGAGTGTCCTCCGGTATGCATCTCACATACTCGCGCATCGCCTCCCAATCCTGCAGACCCCAGGCAGCCACTGCAGCCAAAGGACTCGCTCTTGACTTCGCCTCCGTACCGAAGTTTTCCCACTCGTGCTTGGTGACATTGCTCAGCTCAGACCAGTCTCCGAGCGCCTCCAAGCAGCGCATGTGACCGAGGCGGGCCTCCAGGTCCGAGGAATCAGACTCTAGATTCCTTTCGTAATGCTCCAGAGCCTGATCCCAGTTATGAAGTTTTTCATACCATCTTCCTTGAACGTTTAACTCGTTGGCTGCATTGCGATAGGTTGTAAGCAAACCCTCTGCCGCTTCCCGTTGCTGCAGCTTGTTGTTAATCAGAATCAAGGACTCAAAAACCTGTGGATCCTCCCGCAGAAGAAACTCTTCTTCCTTGTATCGCAAAGCTTTGGCGTAAGCTCTGCAGGCCATCGCCCGAGTTCCCAACAGCTTAGTCTCTATTGGTATTGGGTCACGATCGCAATGCTCCATGAACTCAGCTAGGTTTAGGATCGTCTGTGTGATCTCCGGCATGTCGGTAACTTGCAGGGCTTGGATCAGCGACTGTGTTAGCTCCGATTTTAGATCCGGCGAGAGCTCCGTCCAACAGGAGATAAATGCGGCGTTAAAGAGATCTCGCAGTAGAGTATCATATTCCTGGGCCAACGACCGGCAGGCTCTTAACGCGTGCGAGGGCGATTCCTTAAGCAGGCCAATCGACAGCCGCTTCAGCCACTCCACCCAATCGTCTTTGGAGACGCGCCGAGTAACCTGCCACGCCATTCGCAGTTCGTTTGTGGtaacctacaagaaaacaatCGAACCCTTATAAGACGGTGCAACTAGGATTGTGCCGTTAGAGTGTTGCAGTTTTTGATTAAACTAACCTGCAAATTTTTGTTATTGCTATTCCTGTCAGTCACGAAGGGCTCGTTGTTCTTGATCTTGGCCGTGCGCAGTCCTGACTCTCCCGCCCCACAGCAATCTGCCAGAGTGCTGTTGGATTGGATGCGGCTAAGTAGCTTCTCGTATTCGGGATCCGCTATGCGGTGCTTGGTTAGAGTACGCTGCACCATGGGAACAAACACCAGGTACTTCTTGCCCAGTTGTTTGACCAGCGAGCGGAGCGTGATCATCGCTTGGTCCCGCAGCTCCGGTTCAGCGTCCAGCACTCGGACCAGTGGATGAATAATGCGCGAGGAAAAGTCGGTAAAGTCCAGCTGGCAAGCCAGGTTGTTGATAGTTTCTAGTGCCACCATTGACACCTGTTGCGGTACGTACGGAGAGTCGAAGAGTTTCACGATGGGCGGAATAATCAGCGGGAGATAGTAACCCAAAGTGCTGCCAAACTTTTGCAGAGCTTGGAGCAATCGTCTGGTGACCATTCTATCTTTAGAGTTATCATGCTGAAGCACCCGTAGAATCTGAGGGATCAGCTCCGCTAAATAATCCCTGAACTCGCAGCCCAAAGCCACGGCAATTTGTTCgatcaaattaattaaagtgtTTTGCAAGGGTGTGTTAATGGTCCAAAACTCTTTGATCAACTTGAAAATTTCGCCCATGTAGCTGATAATGTGCAGCTTGACAAAGGCCACTAGAATGGCAAGCTGCTGAAACAGAAACTCCCTAAGGTTGTTATCCGCGGTACGTACGTTATCCAGCAAATTCGGAAGCACTTGGGCCAAGTACGGCACGCATTTAATGCCGAGGCTCTGGAAGATGAAGGTCACAGCCTGCACCACACTTGTATGCCGAGTACTCAGCGTGGGATCCCGGAGGATCCGCATCAAGGCAGCTATTGCCACTGCTGGGTAATACTCGTCTAAAGCATTACCCATATTGACCAGTAGTTCTGCGGTGGAGATGTCCTGACTTTCGTCTACTTTGCCATCAGAGTATGCTATCAGAACATTATCCTTTTGGCTGTCAATCAAGCCCTTGTTCATCTTGTGCTTGTAAGGATCCATGGCTCCCAATAAGCCGAGCACACGGATCGTTTCCCGTCGAATAGAGCGACGCTGTTCCGTTTTGAGAAAGTTGATCAAAATGTCGATAAGCACGGGGTACTTGTGGTACGGGCTAACAACCCTGCCGGTTGCACTAATTAGTTGTCCCAAGgtccacagagccactcctcGCTTATCCGGGCTACCAGCATCCCCGAGCATCTCGAGTAAAATGGAGAGAAGGTCATCTGCCCACAGTTCCATTTCATCGGAACCTCCATTCACCTCTGCCAGGTCACCAATGGTGCGAAGCACATTTAGAATTACTCCCGGATTCGATTCCGGCTCATGAAGTTTGGGCACTAGCGCCTTTAGGATCGGATTCATGTATGAGGATATCAGCCTGGGCGTGCTTATCACCAGATGGTCTAGCATCTTAGCGCTCTGCTCCTTGTTCCTACTCATTCCCGAGTACTTCAGATCCGTGATCAACTCGATCATGGTGGTTCTTAGCTTGGGCATCACATAAGCCGGGTTCATGGAGGACAATCTTCCAATGGTGACCATTGCCAGCTCCCGTATCTCAAAGATCTCGTCATGTAGGGTAATAAAAAGTGAATTTAGAGACTCGGGCTGTGCGAGTTTTGCATCAAAGGTCTCGTCCAGCGAGCGGAGGATACGTATCCGCACATTGCAGTCCATGTCCGTTATGGCCACCATCAGCAGGCGCTCAATCACGTGGGATACGGTATCGCTAAGGGTTTTGGAGTTTTCCATACTTTCAGAGGATTGCACTGCCAGTTTCAGGAGTCGCGTGCAGGTTTGCACCGCCTCCAGACGTATCTCCTGCTGTTCATGAACGATGAAGTAGTCGGCACAACTAGAATACGAAATTCAAACTTTTACTATAATTAAAAGATAATAATCTTATTGCTTACCGTTGCACGAAGTCCAGCATGTTCTGCTCCTCAAAGTTAAATGTCCCCAGTGTTTTAAGAGCCAGTACTGTGGTGGCTCCGTCTGCGTTTTGCATCAGAGATGCATCGATCGCGATCGGAGGCAGGGCAGTATATGGAACGGCAGCTGCCTTGTTCATTAGGACCTGTGATAGAATTCCAATCAAGCCTTCTGTGATGGCGGACTTTAACTGCGGCACATTCTCGGAAAGTTCTCTCAGGCAAACGGTTAGGGCTGGTGAGAGCCCCGTGTAGAACATCTGCTCAAGTATATCCTTAACATCTTCGGCTATCTCCGACTTAACTGCATGTGCAAGAAGCGTTATGCAGGCAAAGACTGCAGGGTCCACTGGCACCTTTCGTTTACTGGTCAAGTCCTTCGCTGGCAGCGCGACCTTCACGCTGCCCATGATCGCGGATAGATGAACCTCGATTGCACTTTGTACGGCCACAGCTATGTAACCGATGGTAATGTAGGCGACTGTACGATCCTTCTCCTTGCCCCGCAGGATTAGCATTAAGTGCGACACGCAAGTTTGTAGGTACTTTTCCACGAACACTTCGCGGTTAAAAGCAGCCAGTCGAGGAAGGATTTGCAGCAGAGCCTGCTGGACATAAGGTGACTTTAAGGAACGCTGCTCCAAGACATTGTCGCAAATGGTAGTGTAGTGCTCCTGAAGTATCTCGTGAGCGTAGGCAGACTCCAATACATTATGCTTTGGGAAAATAAGGCTTGTTAGATAAATgtgatttaaaattttcaaatataagtTAATTATTTTCGATACCAATCAGATTCGTTAGTTTTAAACGAAAATAGGTTAATAAATAACGttaaaatcatataaaaaATCACAGTACACAGCTAGATCTTATTACGTTTGCCTATCAAACATAATTGGGTCAGCTGATTTCTTACTACTTACTACgtaaacaaataaatgagATTAACAAATACATTCGAGTGTGGGGATATTAGATCGTTAGACTCACGCTCGCGAACTTTGCCACGCCGTTGTGATGTTCTCCCTCGCCCAAATGCGTATGGGTGCTGCCCAGCTTGTCGATGAAGGGCACCTTAAGACGCGGCACTAGGGTATTCAGCTGGGAGCCCATTCCCGACGTGCTGCTGGCCTCCAGGAACTTGTTGTGCTGTGCCTTGGGGAAAAGCGTCTTAAGCGACGTGTAGCGCCGCTCCCAGGTGGCATTGGCACAGCGAAACAGCTCGTTGAAGACGATAAGGCCGCCGTGAATGCGATCGTCTCTGTACACGCCCTTCTGCTCCTTGCCAGCGGTGAGATCCGCACTGAAACTGCTATTGGCCTCGTCATAGCAGATCCGGTACCACTGTGGCTCACTGGATTGTTTTGTGCTCTCTCGCTGGGCAGTGACAATTAAAGCAGCCCTTAAAGCCTCCCCTGCGGACTCACGAATGGCAGGTTTCGGATCGAAGATGGCGTTAAAGATGACCTCGAAGAACGTGAGGATGTGCTGGTAAAAGTAAGTCGGCAAGGCGATGGCCAGCTCACGAAGAATAAAGACGGCTGCGTGGCGGCGGTACtgaaaagaaaaacatttaCACATGTTCTTAATTTTACCATTCAGTCTTAAATaagttataataaataatagatAAGTTCAGATAAATAGTAAGTTACTTCAAAAACGACTTAAGTGCAGCTCAAAATGTTTAATCCCACGATGTTACTCACCTCTTGTCTCTCTCCTCTGAGCACCTCGAAGGCCTTCTTAATATCGAAGTCGAAGGAATCGGCACCCTTGGAAGTGGGCATGTTAGCCAGTTTGACCAGAGAGCGGGCGGCAATCTCCATGACGGACACATCGTTGATCAGGAGAAGGTCCCGCAGGCGGTTCAAATAGGGCGAAATGCCCTTCCTGGCCGTCAGGCTGCCCTCGCAGTTAATCAGGCACTCTGAAAAGGCAAACAATAAATCCTCTATAGATCACCAGCGTTCCCAGGACTCACTCATGGCCAGGGCACCACCCTTCTTCTCGTTTATGTCCGTCGCATTCACCATGGTGAAGATGTGGTGGTCGAACTCGTCGAAGAACTGTGCCAGTTCCTCCTGGGACATTTCGCGCAGCTCAGTCTTCACGTAGAAGAGCAGGTCCTGGGTGGCCTTGTTCTGGACATTCCGGTTGCGGGACTTGAGCCCGTTCACGAACTGCTGCACCACCGACGTCGTCGACATGGCTAGGCAGGATATATCCACTAGTTAGAGGCGTTTTTCACTAGCATTTGGGAAGGGAAGGAGTGCGGCAGGTGCATCTGCCTGATGGGTCCGGACTTTAGAGGTTAACTTTTCGGTTGCCCTAGGGGCTGAGTGCACTGTTCCACTGGTCACTCGAAGATTTCTGATACGCTAGCACCGGCGCCGAAGGATCTCACGCGGTTGCAAGTCTTTCGTTTGATTTAATTGCGGATTAATTGGGTTTTCACGGATATTTATTGCAGCCGCTGCCGATTAGTGATGTTTTCTTCGCGATACTTCTCGGTATTTTCCGATTTCTTTGTTGCTATCGATGTTATGCTTTGCATCGATATTTCACCAGATCGAATCCTAAGTTATAACCTATCTGCACTAGCGCGAGCTTTTTATCGATATGAACAGCGGTCGGGAGTGTTTTTTTTGCAACCGAAAAATTAAGTTGCTTTAAGAGGGCATTGGTAACTCTGTAGCATTTTAGTAGCATTAATACTCAGCACTACATACTCAGAACGATGAAGTGATTTCAGTGGCCCCTGAATAAagttccttttgaccattgGTCACAGCTGTTTGAAAATTCATAAGGTCGTTTCCTCAATTGCTGAAATTTGTTATTGAAATCGACAAATCAGCACCTTAGGGATTACCAAGAATATACATTTAGCAGAACGTAATAACATAAGCCAATGGAATTCAGGTATTAAGCTGTACATTTATCGTGCGTGCCTCGACGTGAGTTCAACACAGTCCAGCTCTATCAAAATCCGGGACCCTGGTCGATAGCCGATAGATCAATACTAGAGTAAAATCAAAAAAGCAAGAGAATTTTCATAAGAGCTGGTGAAACAAATGTGagcatatttaattttaggaCAGCGAAAAAAACAGTAATTACCGCATAAAACAAGCAATAAGCGAAACTCAATGCGCGTAATAGAAAGAAAATGTGAAAGGCGTTATTGTGCTGCGGGAAATGTGTAAAATTCAGCTGGCCGTTCGTGGCATGCGTGAAAATTGTATTGGAAAATCGATGCAGGGTTGCGGGGGTGTGAAGCTTTTCACTGGGGGCTGCTGCTGCACAACAGCGCCACCTATGATTTTCCTCACATAGCGCACACGGAAAACTCTCTCGGGGGCATGGAAAAtgtgtgtttttgtttaataataaAACCGTTACTTTTATAACAGCCAACGAGCGTTTTGACCGTTACcgaagcagaagaagaagagaagCAACCGCGACCATGTCCAACTTGAGGAAATTCAAAGACGAGGAGCGCGAGTCGGAATATGGCCGTGTCTACGCGGTGTCGGGACCAGGTATGCGACGTCACCATTGTCCTTCAATCGCCGACCCCCAAGATTTGGCTAATCTCCATGTGCTCTTTTTCCCATGGCCCTCTTATGCCTCCTCCCCTTCCTGATCCTCGTTCTCCTGCTGATCCTGCTACTCCTCCTGGTTAATGCTTCTGGTTATTACTCTCCTCAACCCTGCTCCTCCTTTTCCTTTATCTCCCCTTAGTGGTCACCGCGGAGGCCATGTCGGGATCTGCCATGTACGAGCTGGTCCGCGTGGGCTATTACGAGCTGGTGGGCGAAATCATCCGCCTGGAGGGCGACATGGCCACCATCCAGGTGTACGAGGAGACCTCCGGCGTCACCGTGGGCGATCCCGTGCTGCGCACCGGCAAGCCCCTGTCCGTGGAGCTGGGACCCGGCATTATGGGCAGCATCTTCGACGGCATCCAACGTCCTTTGAGGGACATTGGTGAAATGACCAATTCCATCTATATACCCAAAGGTGTCAACACAACCGCCTTATCTCGCTCGGTGATGTGGGAATTCAATCCGCTAAATGTGCGCGTGGGCTCGCACATCACTGGGGGAGATCTTTACGGAGTGGTCCACGAGAACACGCTGGTGAAGCAGCGCATGATTGTGGCTCCCAGGGCCAAGGGAACCGTGCGGTACATTGCCCCGGCGGGCAACTACAACTTGGAGGATATTGTCCTGGAGACGGAGTTCGACGGCGAGATCACCAAGCACACCATGTTGCAGGTGTGGCCAGTGAGGCAGCCACGTCCCGTTACCGAAAAGCTGCCTGCCAACCATCCGCTCTTCACGGGCCAACGCGTCCTCGACTCGCTCTTCCCCTGCGTCCAGGGCGGCACCACTGCCATCCCCGGAGCCTTCGGCTGCGGCAAGACCGTCATCTCGCAGGTGAGTTCCTCTATGCTTATATATGTAATATTATTATAGTAAGTTACAATTAGTAACTGTCTTAATATTATAGTATACCTCTAGGGTCCATCTTTTATTTCAAACAGGTTTGCcttcaaaaaaaagttgtaGATTTACGCAGTCATTAAGtcctaaaaaatgtttgcagACTTATGATAGTTGGAATTAACTGGTAAAATAATTAAGTTATAATACCTTTTAATCCGACTGCTTTAAGCATCAACTTCTTTCAAAGCTAAAGCCGTTAATACGGGCCTAACGGATTTTTTACTGTTGAGAGTAATTTTATAGAATACTAGTTATAATTTAATACTTCCAAGTCCTCAATATTTACCCTTTTCTCTCCACAGGCTCTGTCCAAGTACTCCAACTCCGATGTGATCATCTACGTCGGTTGCGGCGAGCGTGGTAACGAGATGTCTGAGGTACTGCGAGACTTCCCCGAACTGACTTGCGAAATCGATGGTGTTACCGAATCCATCATGAAGCGTACTGCCCTAGTGGCCAACACCTCCAACATGCCCGTGGCTGCTCGAGAGGCCTCTATCTACACCGGTATTACTCTGTCCGAATATTTCCGCGACATGGGCTACAACGTGGCCATGATGGCAGACTCCACCTCCCGTTGGGCCGAGGCTTTGCGTGAGATTTCGGGTCGTTTGGCTGAGATGCCCGCTGATTCCGGCTACCCGGCTTATCTAGGCGCCCGTCTGGCCACCTTCTACGAGCGTGCTGGGCGCGTGAAGTGCCTGGGTAACCCGGAGCGCGAGGGGTCCGTGTCCATTGTGGGAGCTGTGTCGCCTCCTGGTGGTGACTTTTCTGATCCCGTGACCTCCGCCACTTTGGGTATTGTTCAGGTGTTCTGGGGTCTTGACAAGAAGCTGGCTCAGAGGAAGCACTTCCCCTCTATCAACTGGCTCATCTCCTACTCGAAGTACATGCGTGCTTTGGATGAATACTATGACAAGAACTTCCCCGAATTCGTGCCGCTACGTACCAAGGTCAAGGAGATCCTGCAGGAGGAGGAAGATCTCTCTGAAATCGTACAACTGGTAGGCAAGGCCTCGCTGGCCGAGACCGACAAAGTGACATTGGAAGTGGCCAAGCTGCTCAAGGACGATTTCCTGCAACAGAACTCCTACTCGCCTTACGATCGCGTGTGTCCCTTTTACAAGACAGTGGGCATGCTGAGAAACATCATGTCTTTTTATGAGACCGCCCGACATGCCGTTGAGTCCACAGCCCAATCGGATAACAAGATCACATGGAACACCATTAGGGAGTCGATGGGCGGCATTATGTATCAGCTGTCGTCGATGAAGTTCAAGGTGAGTTTGAAATAACCCAGTGTTGATTATGTAATACAATTATATAACAAAAAACTACTAACAAAAGTGTATATCATTAATGTTGTTCTAATTTCAGGACCCAGTGAAAGACGGCGAGCAAAAGATCAAGGCGGACTACGACCAGCTATACGAGGACCTGCAGCAAGCCTTCCGAAATTTGGAGGATTAAGCGGATCCAGCCAACAACAACTGCGGAATTCCCTAGCAAGAGGAATGGAAAAAGAAACAAACCAAACGAAATAAGAAACCAAAGCTAGGTTATTATTCGAATTCCCCATTCAATCTAGTCATATTTACATAATGCATAATAAGATATTTGAATCCAagtttatttataagttaaaCAAACAGTTTGGCCCGCTTCAGGTCTAGTCAGGTCAGAATCGAATCAACAGAAGatacacaaaacaaaaaacacacgACGACGGCGAGTTAGGAAAGACGAACAATAATTAGTCGGTAGCGCAAAGGAAACGCAGTTGAACCAGCCATAAACATAATTACCATACATATACAACACATATGTATAACTATCTATgttgatatatatttataattcacAGCTATGTATTGTTAGTAAATTTTCATATAGTTATCGATTGTGTTCGTTACCCTATTGTGTGAAACTAAACCAACTAAACGAATCTAAAGGGAGTTTGAAACTTTACAAAATTACATAATATTATATTCCTACATATTATAGACCTTTAAAGAACGCAATAACAACGTAGCCCCAAAAGCATGTACCTTTACTACCAAAGAAGAATAGCTATTTCAGTAACTTGTGTGTGTTGCAAATGGAGCTATggaataaaatgtattatgaATGTTACAAAAAGTGAGGGTGCTTTTCATTCGGATCCTTGTGGCTTGAATTTAGTACAAAATGGCAGAACCCAAGATGTATACAATTGAAATgtgtaatttttaaaaaatgtatacataATCGCAGACAAAGTTCATGATGTTATTTTGCTTAGACATAGTAATGTCTTACAATGTTTTTCTATGAggcttttaagtttttcgtaTTTTTGAGACGAGGTCATAACGTAAAGTAAAGGTGCCGCGGACCGTAGgtacaattttattttgcacctaattatacccattactcgtagagtaaaagggtatactagatttgtcggaaagtaaaTAACAGGAAGGAATATATGTTATATataatcttgatcaggatcaccatcagagtcgatctagtcacGTCCGTCTGTTTGTCCgttcgtatgaacgctgagatctcggaaactataaaaactAGAAAGTTGAATTAGCCAAATAGATTCTAGAGATTTTTTGCAGCTCTAGAACATTTCATTAGGTTGCGACGCACACTctaaccgcccaaaactgtgacgcccacagtttttatgctagattacaAATTTTATCGAAAAGGTTTTGTCAATAGCTATCGATTGACAAAAAAGTTTTTCACGTCCACCCTAACGACCATAACGTAACAACCAGTCTGACGCCCACATGACCAAATGTTGTAATCGCCGCTAGGTGGCGGTGGCACCTTGTAATATCGGAAAAGTGGCTTTGCCGTTTGCCTATCTCCATCTCTCCTGCTCACTCTATGTATGGTTATTTTTATGGTACAAAAACCCTTGTGTTTGTTCCCAGAACGCTTAATAATTTGactaggttaggttaggttagggcggctgtcggactatggtccgacacacttagacctctatgggtccattgtgataccgcatgatctcgtttttccttctctagggtcccgtaTATAGTAGTTTCAacctgtgttaagctgatcagcatgtcttccacccgaAAGATTTTataaaggcacttatgtttttgagattaatctccgatatttcgtGAAGACCGTCGATTAAGGGActtcttaagtgtttcagtctgagtccgcatagggctgggcagaagcagataaggtgttctaccgtttcctcttcttcctcatccctgcagcttctgcagaaatcattttgtgGGTGTTTAAGCCTGCCGGCATGAGtgccaacaagccagtggcctgtaagagttCGAATcagcatgccacactctgtgcggctaaATTTGAGTAATTCCGAGGATTTTTTGTTGCTTATCACAtgccatgtctggtgagagatacggcactgtggtgcgttttgccaatgggtgttggctagtgtgttaaagtaattttttatatttagcttgcaagttgccatgggcataccaACATTCTCCTCTCCTTGGAGGAGATGCtcggtggtgccctgcctggctaactcgtccgctatgcagttgcctacgatctcccggtgacccggaacccatattaggcagatagtaaactgattagCCATCtagtggagagatctgcgacagtctgctattgtacgggagtgtttgtcgagtagatcgatttcatagccgcttggctatcactatatatgtttaggtgtcctctttggaggcttaagttccctaaacaggttagtgcttcttttatagcgtggacctccgcctggaagacgctacagttgtccgggagcctgaatgacttcctgatatctaattgttcggagtatacacctccgtcaacttgtccttctaatttggagccatctgtgtagaagcagattgcgtccgtcgtgcccggtcggccctgctgccattcctctctatctggaatcagggccttaaaggtgtgtgactatattcgATGGATTTGCATAGGTCCGTtatcttcggaatcgatttatcatgctggagaattttagcatggccataaaattgggctttccactgccctgtatccctcagtcgaatagctgccgatttggcccttttcatgcctgctaagtccaggctaggaaGGTTCAatatcgcattcagcgcttcattcggggtggttcaaggggctccactaatacacaaagccgccattcgctgtactttgtttagaggagtcagtatgcattgtttgtgcagagcggtccaccacagagccactccgtatagtaggattggcttgactaccgctgtgtatatccagttgactattctaggggacatgccccatcctagcccaattgcttttttacaggagtaaagtgcaatggtcgctttcttggttctctcttggttatttaagccccatttgaggcgcttatctaatactaaccccaagtatctggcgtgatcgctaaaaaagagattacaattgtttagaatgggtgggttgagttgtggaattttgtatctatttgtaaatagaacaagttccgttttcgagggatttaccccaAGTCCGTtctctatcgtccattccatttagcggtcataagatcgcaacgtgtttgtggatattttccattaaagatgatggcgacgtcgtctgcgtatgccacaaccttacaacctcctccttccagaatccgcagtagtttatttactgcgatatttcacaggaggggtgatagtacacctccttgcggggtgcctccgttcactagtctagtctgggttgaggtccctagtgtggctgtgaccattctgcctatcagcaatttatggattagcctcaccattggcggctcaacccctagttctgtgagagattctgttattgCAGTGGGAAGCActttattgaaggctccctctatgtccaggaaggagatcagtgtgtattccttgatgctgagtgatttctcgatgctgcttaccaccaagtgtagcgccgatttggttgacttacctttggtataagcgtgttgtgcctctgatatttgtgtcgggtctatGGAGGCCCTTttgtgtaggcttatcattctttcaaagctcttaagcaggaatgattttaggcttattggcctaaaatcctttgctgtggtgtgagtggccttccctgccttgggaatgaaaa from Drosophila subpulchrella strain 33 F10 #4 breed RU33 chromosome 2L, RU_Dsub_v1.1 Primary Assembly, whole genome shotgun sequence includes:
- the LOC119547036 gene encoding V-type proton ATPase catalytic subunit A, with product MSNLRKFKDEERESEYGRVYAVSGPVVTAEAMSGSAMYELVRVGYYELVGEIIRLEGDMATIQVYEETSGVTVGDPVLRTGKPLSVELGPGIMGSIFDGIQRPLRDIGEMTNSIYIPKGVNTTALSRSVMWEFNPLNVRVGSHITGGDLYGVVHENTLVKQRMIVAPRAKGTVRYIAPAGNYNLEDIVLETEFDGEITKHTMLQVWPVRQPRPVTEKLPANHPLFTGQRVLDSLFPCVQGGTTAIPGAFGCGKTVISQALSKYSNSDVIIYVGCGERGNEMSEVLRDFPELTCEIDGVTESIMKRTALVANTSNMPVAAREASIYTGITLSEYFRDMGYNVAMMADSTSRWAEALREISGRLAEMPADSGYPAYLGARLATFYERAGRVKCLGNPEREGSVSIVGAVSPPGGDFSDPVTSATLGIVQVFWGLDKKLAQRKHFPSINWLISYSKYMRALDEYYDKNFPEFVPLRTKVKEILQEEEDLSEIVQLVGKASLAETDKVTLEVAKLLKDDFLQQNSYSPYDRVCPFYKTVGMLRNIMSFYETARHAVESTAQSDNKITWNTIRESMGGIMYQLSSMKFKDPVKDGEQKIKADYDQLYEDLQQAFRNLED